One genomic segment of Belonocnema kinseyi isolate 2016_QV_RU_SX_M_011 chromosome 2, B_treatae_v1, whole genome shotgun sequence includes these proteins:
- the LOC117168358 gene encoding retinol dehydrogenase 11-like, whose product MEGDTYWNISMHFFYIAVGLIIFKLYNSITKGKFDSKRRLDGQVIIVTGASRGMGKFAATDFAKRGAKVILAGVDFKELNEAKDEIIELSGNQNIVAKHLDLASFQSVRNFAKDILKTEHRLDVLVNNAGVNCLLNKKTDDGIHIGLQVNHFGHFLLTNLLIGLLKKSAPSRIIHISSMLHLIGNIDFDDLKGVETKKIDLQYYPDSKLSILVGSNEFSRRLEGTGVTSNSLHPGAVKTDIFMGNQNIIIALFWKMFFGIFCKTVEQGTQTTIYLAVSDDVKYDSGKYYADCKESTWKKTIANNKEVGKKFFERCCDIVGLKPEERLI is encoded by the exons GGAGATACTTACTGGAATATaagtatgcattttttttatatcgctGTGGGCTTGATAATATTTAAACTATACAATAGTATAACCAAAGGAAAATTCGATAGCAAAAGAAGATTAGATGGCCAAGTCATAATCGTCACTGGAGCAAGTAGAG GAATGGGAAAATTTGCAGCTACAGATTTTGCAAAAAGGGGAGCCAAAGTTATTTTGGCTGGagttgattttaaagaattgaatgaAGCTAAGG ACGAAATCATAGAACTGTCTGGTAACCAAAATATTGTGGCAAAACACTTGGATTTAGCTTCATTCCAAAGTGTTAGAAATTTTGCGAAGGACATACTTAAAACGGAACACCGATTAGACGTTCTTGTCAATAATGCTGGCGTAAAttgtcttttaaataaaaaaactgacgATGGTATTCACATAGGCTTACAAGTTAACCACTTTGGACATTTTTTGCTGACAAATTTATTGATCG GTTTACTGAAAAAATCAGCACCAAGTCGAATTATACATATATCATCTATGTTGCACTTAATTGGAAACATAGATTTTGATGACCTGAAGGGagtagaaactaaaaaaatagatttacagTATTATCCCGATAGTAAATTATCCATCCTTGTAGGCAGTAATGAATTTTCGAGACGTTTAGAAGGCACTG GTGTGACTTCAAATAGTCTACATCCTGGTGCCGTAAAAACAGATATATTTATGGGAAACCAAAATATCATCATCGCACTTTTTTGGAAGAtgttctttggaatcttttgtaAG ACTGTAGAGCAAGGGACACAAACAACAATTTATTTAGCTGTAAGTGACGATGTCAAATATGATTCAGGAAAATATTATGCAGACTGCAAG GAATCAACCTGGAAAAAAACTATCGCCAACAACAAGGAAGTGggcaagaaattttttgaaagatgcTGTGATATTGTTGGCCTTAAACCTGAAGAACGGCTAATTTAA